One window of Paenibacillus sp. FSL K6-3182 genomic DNA carries:
- a CDS encoding carbohydrate ABC transporter permease: MSHSASEAVSNKPSRIRSSRGDLIFDICNYIFLTLLMVVTLYPFLNTAAVSLNNATDSIKGGIYLLPRIWTLDNYAYVLKEATIFHATLISILRTVIGTIATVFCSAMVAYTITRQEYVLRKFVTIAFILTMYFNGGLIPNFLLIRDLGLINNFWVYIFPGLIGVFNLIIIRSFIEGLPESILESARIDGAGDFKMFYSIVLPLCVPVLATVALFSAVYQWNQWFDVFLYNSSNIDLSTLQYELQKILQNSNASLTAKTAADAFSGAANSGGNSVTPLAVRATMTIVASLPIIMVYPFLQKYFVKGMTVGGVKG; encoded by the coding sequence ATGAGTCATTCGGCATCGGAAGCTGTGTCAAACAAACCAAGCCGCATCCGCTCATCACGCGGCGATCTCATATTTGATATTTGCAATTATATATTTCTTACTTTACTGATGGTTGTGACCTTATATCCTTTCTTGAATACGGCCGCCGTATCACTTAACAATGCGACGGATTCGATTAAGGGCGGCATATATTTGCTGCCAAGGATATGGACACTGGACAATTATGCCTATGTGCTAAAAGAAGCAACGATATTCCATGCAACGCTGATTTCAATCCTTCGAACGGTTATTGGAACGATTGCTACCGTTTTTTGCTCAGCGATGGTCGCTTACACGATTACTAGGCAAGAATACGTTCTTAGAAAATTCGTAACGATTGCGTTCATCTTGACAATGTATTTTAATGGCGGACTTATTCCCAACTTCTTGTTAATCCGTGATTTAGGCTTGATCAACAATTTTTGGGTCTATATTTTCCCAGGCTTAATCGGCGTATTTAACTTAATCATTATTCGTTCCTTTATTGAAGGGCTGCCAGAGAGTATTTTGGAATCAGCAAGAATAGATGGCGCAGGCGACTTCAAAATGTTCTACAGCATCGTTCTGCCGCTTTGCGTACCTGTACTTGCAACGGTTGCTTTATTCTCAGCCGTGTATCAGTGGAATCAATGGTTTGACGTGTTCTTGTACAATTCCTCGAATATCGATCTCAGTACGCTGCAGTATGAGCTGCAAAAAATTCTTCAGAACTCCAATGCATCCTTGACGGCGAAGACGGCTGCCGATGCATTCTCGGGCGCGGCCAATTCTGGAGGGAATTCGGTGACACCGCTTGCGGTTCGGGCAACGATGACGATTGTGGCTTCCTTGCCGATCATTATGGTATATCCGTTTCTACAGAAATACTTTGTAAAAGGTATGACCGTAGGCGGCGTGAAAGGTTAA
- a CDS encoding DUF2332 domain-containing protein gives MALLNKPILTEQFMVFATRECKGSSRLYEQLSLAIADDDEMLQMASYCREGQPVPNLFFAVVQYLLRKESSHELQKFYGSIVNDPREAAEAFPFFKHFCHQHKNEIVHLLQNKLVQTNEVRRCAFLYPAFCYMYQKTKKPLAIIEIGTSAGLQLFWDKYSYQYNDSETYGSIDAELVLHSEVRGDVALHLLKQSPPVITRIGIDLHVNNLEEADDYLWLKSLIWPEHNERIVNFGKAASLLKGQQMELFQGNGVKRLAEMVAKITEDCVIGVFHTHVANQMTHEDKVELTDSIRRIGQQRDIFHLYNNMWDPNLHLDYYLEGKEQTETLAETDGHGRWFRWML, from the coding sequence ATGGCATTGTTGAACAAACCTATTTTGACTGAGCAATTTATGGTGTTCGCGACGAGGGAATGCAAAGGCTCAAGCCGTTTGTATGAACAGCTATCATTAGCCATTGCAGATGATGATGAAATGCTTCAGATGGCTTCTTATTGCAGAGAAGGCCAGCCAGTACCCAATCTTTTTTTTGCTGTGGTTCAGTACTTGCTGCGCAAAGAGAGCAGCCACGAACTGCAAAAGTTTTACGGCAGCATAGTTAACGATCCGAGAGAGGCAGCAGAGGCATTCCCTTTTTTCAAACACTTTTGCCATCAGCATAAAAACGAGATTGTTCATCTTCTCCAAAACAAGCTTGTACAAACGAATGAGGTTAGACGCTGTGCATTCTTGTATCCTGCATTTTGTTACATGTATCAAAAAACGAAAAAACCATTAGCAATCATTGAAATCGGAACAAGTGCGGGGCTGCAGCTTTTTTGGGATAAGTATAGTTATCAATATAACGATAGTGAAACCTATGGAAGTATAGATGCTGAACTGGTACTGCACTCGGAAGTTCGTGGAGACGTTGCCTTGCATCTCCTAAAACAAAGTCCGCCAGTGATTACAAGGATAGGAATAGATTTGCATGTTAATAATCTGGAAGAGGCAGACGATTATCTTTGGTTAAAGTCGTTGATATGGCCTGAGCATAATGAGCGGATTGTGAATTTTGGCAAAGCAGCTTCTTTATTAAAAGGGCAGCAGATGGAGTTGTTTCAGGGGAATGGCGTGAAACGACTTGCAGAAATGGTTGCTAAAATAACGGAGGATTGTGTTATTGGTGTGTTTCACACCCATGTAGCTAATCAAATGACTCATGAAGACAAAGTTGAATTAACAGACAGCATTAGGAGAATAGGGCAACAAAGAGATATATTTCACCTTTACAATAATATGTGGGACCCAAATCTTCATCTTGATTATTATTTGGAGGGCAAGGAGCAAACGGAAACGTTAGCGGAAACAGATGGTCATGGCCGTTGGTTTCGGTGGATGCTTTGA
- a CDS encoding endo-1,4-beta-xylanase, which translates to MSSNTASSVPKLYEAFKDSFDIGAAVNPRTIVQARDLIATHFNSLTAENEMKFVSLHPSEDTYTFEEADKIVAFAREHGKRMRGHTLVWHNQTSDWLFEEADGSPVSREKLLDRLKSHIHTVVGRYKDDIYAWDVVNEVISDEGAAMLRPTKWLDIAGVDYIAKAFEFTHEADPKAQLFYNDYNESNPMKRDKIYQLVKSLLEQDVPIHGVGLQAHWSLYHPHLDEIRAAIEKYASLGLRLQLTELDISMFRHDDVRTDLAKPTEEMLELQEKRYEAVFHLLTEYRNHIDAVTFWGAADDYTWLSDFPVRGRKNWPMLFDENHEPKGSFWRIMKQHSSL; encoded by the coding sequence ATGAGCAGCAATACAGCGAGTTCTGTTCCTAAGTTATACGAAGCATTTAAAGATTCATTTGATATAGGCGCAGCGGTTAATCCGCGTACCATTGTTCAGGCTCGCGATCTCATTGCCACCCATTTTAACAGCTTGACTGCTGAGAATGAAATGAAGTTTGTTAGTTTGCACCCTTCCGAAGATACCTATACGTTCGAAGAAGCAGACAAAATCGTCGCATTTGCAAGAGAGCATGGGAAAAGAATGAGAGGGCATACACTGGTCTGGCATAATCAGACATCCGATTGGCTGTTTGAAGAAGCGGATGGTAGCCCAGTTAGCCGCGAGAAGCTTTTGGATCGATTGAAATCGCATATTCATACCGTTGTTGGCCGTTATAAAGATGATATTTATGCTTGGGACGTCGTAAATGAAGTCATTTCTGACGAAGGCGCAGCTATGCTGCGTCCAACCAAATGGCTGGATATCGCCGGAGTGGACTATATTGCCAAAGCGTTTGAATTCACACATGAAGCAGATCCTAAAGCTCAGCTTTTCTATAATGATTATAATGAGTCGAACCCTATGAAACGCGATAAAATCTATCAATTGGTTAAATCGCTGCTAGAGCAGGATGTCCCGATTCATGGCGTTGGCCTTCAAGCGCATTGGAGCTTATATCATCCTCATTTAGATGAAATACGGGCTGCTATCGAGAAGTACGCTTCACTTGGCCTAAGACTGCAATTAACCGAGCTTGATATATCGATGTTCCGCCATGATGATGTACGAACCGACCTAGCAAAGCCTACTGAAGAAATGCTGGAGCTGCAGGAGAAACGATATGAGGCTGTCTTTCATTTGCTGACGGAATATCGCAATCATATTGATGCTGTTACGTTCTGGGGAGCGGCGGATGATTATACGTGGCTCAGTGATTTTCCTGTACGTGGACGGAAAAATTGGCCAATGCTATTTGATGAGAACCATGAGCCAAAAGGTTCGTTCTGGCGCATCATGAAGCAGCACTCATCTCTCTGA
- a CDS encoding alpha-glucuronidase family glycosyl hydrolase, with the protein MDSHTYKAWLNPQRIEDLHLKKEYLALFGQIVFSGVATGVLETAIKELQHGIHALIGIIPAVKERAEPATAGFLHIMVDSVLMDSDRWEPSKAGYMLRYSSQQGDGNLSLVGGSDTAVLYGVFHLLRLLGAGKQVKELNAEQSPAMSLRMINQWDNADGSVERGYAGQSIFYQNGEITSDINRINDYARMLASVGLNAISINNVNVHAIETMFITEEKLPAVAVIADIFRRYGITLFLSVNFAAPLQIGGLATADPLDAGVQQWWKETAERIYSFIPDFGGFVVKADSEHRPGPFAYGRDHADGANMLAEALEAHDGIVIWRCFVYDCMQDWRDRKIDRARAAFDHFKPLDGRFRSNVILQIKNGPMDFQVREPVSPLFGAMKKTNQMMEFQITQEYTGQQKHLCYLVPQWKQVMDFDTYAEGASTEVKRVVDGTLYGMKYSGIAAVSNIGNEESWTGHILAQANLYGYGRLVWNPALTAEEISHEWIAATFGNDPEIALAIGDMLMKSWLLYESYTAPLGVGWMITPNHHFGPDVDGYEYSRWGTYHFADRDGIGVDRTQASGTGYTAQYNEPNRSQYDSLDTCPDELLLFFHHVPYTHVLHSGKTVIQHIYDTHFAGAEEAEQMKRDWAGLASKIDEARFAHVAERLAFQADHAKHWRDVINTYFYRKSGIADAAGRKIF; encoded by the coding sequence ATGGACAGTCACACGTATAAGGCTTGGCTAAATCCTCAGCGGATAGAGGATTTGCATTTGAAAAAGGAGTATTTGGCTCTTTTTGGTCAGATCGTCTTTAGTGGCGTGGCGACTGGCGTTTTGGAAACGGCAATCAAAGAGCTGCAGCATGGCATTCATGCCTTAATCGGCATAATTCCGGCAGTAAAGGAGCGGGCTGAGCCTGCGACGGCTGGTTTCCTTCATATTATGGTGGACTCCGTATTAATGGATTCGGATAGATGGGAGCCGTCCAAAGCGGGATATATGCTTCGGTACAGCTCTCAGCAGGGCGATGGCAATTTATCTCTTGTCGGCGGATCAGATACAGCCGTATTATATGGTGTGTTTCATTTGCTGCGTCTATTAGGCGCCGGTAAGCAAGTGAAAGAACTGAATGCCGAGCAATCTCCAGCCATGTCGCTTCGAATGATTAATCAGTGGGATAATGCTGACGGTTCGGTAGAGCGAGGGTATGCGGGCCAGTCCATATTTTATCAAAACGGAGAAATAACGAGTGATATTAATCGAATAAACGATTATGCGAGAATGCTCGCATCCGTTGGCCTCAATGCGATTTCTATCAATAATGTGAATGTCCATGCGATTGAAACGATGTTCATCACAGAGGAAAAGCTTCCTGCTGTTGCGGTTATTGCAGACATTTTCCGCAGGTACGGAATTACGCTGTTTCTGAGCGTTAACTTTGCTGCCCCTCTGCAAATCGGAGGTCTGGCCACTGCAGATCCGCTGGATGCTGGTGTGCAGCAGTGGTGGAAGGAAACGGCTGAACGGATTTACTCGTTTATTCCTGATTTCGGTGGTTTCGTCGTGAAGGCAGATTCCGAGCATCGGCCGGGGCCATTTGCTTATGGACGTGACCATGCAGATGGAGCGAATATGCTCGCTGAAGCGCTGGAAGCTCACGATGGCATCGTCATTTGGCGCTGCTTCGTTTATGACTGCATGCAGGATTGGCGTGATCGGAAGATCGATCGAGCGCGTGCGGCATTTGACCATTTCAAACCGCTCGATGGTCGTTTTCGGAGTAATGTCATTCTACAAATTAAGAATGGACCGATGGACTTTCAGGTTCGCGAGCCCGTATCCCCGTTGTTTGGCGCGATGAAGAAAACGAACCAGATGATGGAGTTCCAGATCACTCAAGAATATACCGGTCAACAGAAGCATCTTTGTTATCTCGTCCCGCAGTGGAAGCAGGTAATGGATTTCGATACCTATGCGGAAGGTGCATCGACTGAAGTTAAGCGAGTGGTGGATGGTACATTGTACGGCATGAAATATAGCGGAATTGCAGCAGTAAGCAATATTGGGAATGAAGAGAGCTGGACAGGGCATATTCTCGCACAAGCCAATCTTTACGGATATGGCCGGCTGGTCTGGAACCCGGCTTTAACAGCCGAGGAGATTTCGCACGAGTGGATAGCCGCAACGTTTGGCAATGATCCTGAGATAGCTTTAGCAATCGGTGACATGCTGATGAAGTCGTGGCTGTTATATGAAAGCTATACGGCACCGCTTGGCGTAGGCTGGATGATCACACCTAACCATCATTTTGGTCCGGATGTCGATGGCTACGAGTATTCAAGATGGGGAACCTACCATTTTGCAGATCGTGACGGTATCGGCGTTGACCGGACGCAGGCGAGCGGAACAGGATATACCGCACAGTATAATGAACCAAACCGTTCGCAGTATGATAGTTTGGACACTTGTCCAGATGAGCTGCTGTTATTTTTCCATCATGTGCCTTATACCCATGTACTCCATTCTGGCAAGACGGTCATTCAGCATATCTACGATACCCATTTTGCGGGTGCGGAGGAAGCAGAGCAGATGAAGCGGGATTGGGCTGGTTTGGCCAGCAAAATCGATGAAGCAAGGTTTGCACATGTTGCTGAGCGATTGGCCTTTCAAGCTGATCATGCGAAGCACTGGCGCGACGTGATCAATACGTATTTCTACCGCAAATCGGGCATTGCTGATGCGGCTGGTCGGAAAATATTTTAA
- a CDS encoding DeoR/GlpR family DNA-binding transcription regulator, whose translation MLAAERHRKIIDKLEQLGAVKVSELSELFQVTEKTVREDLEKLEEKGLLKRTHGGAVPQHRGEDSLYPLQFPNSKHQREKAAIAELALSCIEPNDIIALDAGSTTLEMAKRLPNIPVTVLTNDLLIIRELTAKDQVRLVIPGGYRHNNLLIGAESQEWIKRLNVHKLFLSTTGIHMEYGLTIFTEELTKLKKLYMENAKVVYCLADHNKFDKGALITFAGLHEIDYIITDEGIDADVVARYESQNIKMMKAALSENGKRTKGRS comes from the coding sequence ATGCTTGCTGCCGAACGGCATCGTAAGATTATAGATAAATTGGAGCAGCTTGGCGCGGTTAAAGTTTCCGAGCTAAGCGAGCTGTTTCAAGTCACGGAGAAAACGGTTCGTGAAGATTTAGAGAAGCTGGAAGAGAAGGGATTGCTGAAACGGACTCATGGCGGAGCTGTGCCCCAGCATAGAGGTGAAGACAGCCTTTATCCGCTGCAATTCCCAAACAGCAAGCATCAGCGGGAGAAGGCGGCGATTGCGGAGCTTGCTCTTTCCTGCATCGAGCCTAATGATATTATTGCGCTTGATGCTGGCAGTACTACGCTCGAAATGGCAAAACGTCTGCCCAACATCCCGGTTACGGTGCTTACGAACGATCTGCTTATCATTCGGGAGCTGACTGCGAAGGACCAAGTAAGGCTTGTTATTCCCGGGGGCTACCGGCATAACAATTTGCTTATCGGCGCAGAATCGCAGGAATGGATTAAACGACTGAATGTACACAAGCTGTTTCTATCTACAACCGGCATTCATATGGAATATGGGCTTACCATATTCACAGAAGAATTGACGAAGCTGAAGAAGCTGTATATGGAAAATGCCAAGGTCGTCTACTGCCTTGCCGATCATAACAAATTCGATAAGGGTGCACTAATAACGTTTGCCGGTTTGCATGAAATTGACTATATCATCACAGACGAAGGTATAGATGCGGACGTTGTGGCGAGGTATGAGTCACAAAATATAAAAATGATGAAAGCAGCGCTTTCGGAAAATGGGAAGCGTACTAAAGGTAGGAGCTGA
- a CDS encoding ABC transporter permease subunit — protein MEHKPDMSSSNLVLPKKPSGLKNFAKKLIEQRVLVLMSVPFLAWLFIFKYMPLWGWTIAFQAYKPAKSFSEQKWVGFDHFKFLFEDERFLRVLRNTVAMSGINLVLGFVTAITLALLLNEVRKVAFKRIVQTVSYLPHFISWVVAASIIQTTLSPDGIINQMLLWIGWVEKGEEILFLGIPEQFWTIFGASSVWKDVGWNTIVYLAAMTMIDPAQYEAAEMDGAGRIKRMWYVTLPGIKPVIIVLLIMNIGYLLESGFEPQYLLGNGMNVDFSENLDIFVLKYGIAQGNYSLSIAAGMFKTIISFILLFAANNLAKRMGESRLF, from the coding sequence ATGGAACATAAGCCCGATATGTCATCGTCAAACCTGGTGCTGCCTAAGAAGCCGTCGGGACTGAAGAATTTTGCGAAAAAGCTCATTGAGCAGCGCGTGCTTGTTCTTATGTCTGTGCCGTTTCTAGCGTGGTTGTTTATTTTTAAATATATGCCTCTATGGGGGTGGACGATCGCCTTTCAAGCCTATAAGCCAGCGAAAAGCTTTAGTGAGCAGAAATGGGTTGGGTTTGATCATTTTAAATTTTTATTCGAGGACGAAAGGTTTCTTCGGGTCTTAAGAAATACAGTAGCGATGAGCGGAATCAATCTGGTTCTCGGCTTCGTTACGGCAATCACACTCGCTTTGTTGTTAAATGAGGTCAGGAAGGTTGCTTTTAAACGCATTGTTCAAACGGTCAGCTATTTGCCCCATTTTATTTCATGGGTAGTTGCGGCAAGCATTATTCAAACAACGTTATCTCCAGATGGCATTATTAATCAAATGCTGCTTTGGATCGGATGGGTGGAAAAAGGCGAGGAAATATTGTTTCTCGGTATACCTGAACAATTCTGGACCATTTTTGGAGCAAGCTCTGTATGGAAAGATGTAGGCTGGAATACAATCGTCTACCTAGCGGCAATGACGATGATTGATCCTGCGCAATATGAAGCAGCAGAGATGGATGGAGCAGGCCGAATTAAACGGATGTGGTATGTAACGCTTCCGGGTATCAAACCGGTTATTATCGTATTGCTCATTATGAATATCGGGTATTTGCTGGAATCGGGCTTCGAGCCGCAGTATTTGCTGGGGAACGGCATGAACGTCGATTTTTCCGAAAACCTTGACATATTTGTTCTTAAATACGGGATTGCGCAAGGCAATTACTCGCTATCAATTGCAGCGGGTATGTTTAAAACCATTATCAGCTTTATTTTATTGTTCGCAGCGAACAATCTTGCAAAACGTATGGGCGAGTCCAGACTGTTTTAG
- a CDS encoding TVP38/TMEM64 family protein gives MLKKTGLAALYASIAYLIYHYGDVILTWFQQADNVPLVVIMATLVALFPVIPYPVIGGLIGAALGPVLGAAVTWIGSAAASIVMFLFIRYGYQEWGKKFLYRYPSIGKLTVMFEQNAFLTIMFARLIPFIPSIAVNMYSALSRVSFTVYAIASSIGKIPAMLLFATIGDTLMTDPRNVFVTVLVYGMFMAVSLYVYRRWKLH, from the coding sequence ATGCTCAAAAAAACAGGTTTAGCTGCTTTGTATGCCAGTATTGCTTATCTTATTTATCATTATGGCGATGTGATTTTGACGTGGTTTCAGCAAGCGGATAATGTGCCGCTCGTCGTCATTATGGCAACGCTCGTCGCACTATTTCCTGTCATCCCGTATCCCGTAATCGGCGGGCTCATTGGTGCTGCTCTTGGCCCAGTGTTAGGCGCGGCAGTGACATGGATTGGCTCAGCGGCAGCATCCATTGTGATGTTTCTGTTTATCCGCTATGGCTACCAAGAGTGGGGGAAGAAGTTTCTCTACCGTTATCCAAGCATCGGCAAACTAACGGTGATGTTTGAGCAGAATGCTTTTCTAACGATTATGTTTGCTCGGCTCATTCCGTTCATTCCATCCATTGCAGTTAATATGTACTCGGCGCTAAGCCGTGTTTCCTTTACCGTTTATGCGATCGCCTCATCGATTGGCAAAATTCCAGCGATGCTGCTGTTCGCCACGATCGGTGATACGCTTATGACGGATCCAAGAAACGTATTCGTTACCGTCTTAGTATACGGCATGTTTATGGCGGTATCTCTTTATGTTTATCGAAGGTGGAAGCTTCATTAG
- a CDS encoding ABC transporter substrate-binding protein produces MKKKILLTCMTAFMIFTAACSNSGNGGETKPTNSTNTPANTASEGKETDKPVEKVTFSYFNGVAAAKDINSNETTIGKILEDQTGVNFKIEHLVGDLNTKVGTMIASNAYPDVMIPDAAIDKILDAGAFIALDDLIEQYGPNIKRVYGKYFNQMRAADGKIYFLPFSNTVGEYIPDPNINQGAFWVQRRVLKEAGYPKVTTLDGYMDLIKNFVEKHKDEDLTGYVSLTHDWRFFATSNPPNHLAGYPNDGNVIVDMNTFEAKTYAADENTKRWLQKLNEINAEGLFDKASFVDNFDQYLAKLTSHKVVGFFDYGWQFANAQNALKDAAKQDPTQDDFVYFPLPVTFDGQKDQYLDPPGFVKNRGMGITVSAKDPARIVQYLDNLLTDENQILQKWGIKGETYEVNENGRMYRTAEQIAKIDEAFNEKFGFKYYSWNWPLYNNGSSLPDGNSVSPGMQAEVFQMSLTNEDKTILEKYGVKTYSELFAAPDDRPWYPAWGIPKEQGSTQQIWETKKDELTKKYFPKLVLAKPADFEKVWTEYTDAFGKLDTAAYEKWTTDEVKKLIEASKQ; encoded by the coding sequence GTGAAAAAGAAAATATTATTGACTTGTATGACTGCCTTTATGATCTTTACTGCTGCATGCTCGAACAGCGGCAATGGCGGAGAAACAAAGCCAACAAACAGCACAAACACACCTGCAAATACTGCAAGTGAAGGGAAAGAAACAGATAAGCCGGTTGAAAAAGTTACTTTTTCTTATTTCAATGGTGTTGCAGCAGCTAAGGACATTAACAGCAACGAGACGACGATTGGTAAAATTTTGGAGGATCAAACGGGCGTTAACTTTAAAATCGAGCATTTGGTTGGCGATTTGAACACAAAGGTTGGTACGATGATCGCATCCAACGCTTATCCAGATGTTATGATTCCGGATGCTGCAATCGACAAGATTTTAGATGCAGGTGCGTTTATTGCACTGGACGATCTTATTGAGCAATACGGCCCTAATATTAAACGGGTATACGGCAAGTATTTCAATCAAATGAGAGCCGCGGACGGCAAAATTTACTTCCTGCCATTCTCTAATACAGTTGGCGAGTATATTCCGGATCCGAACATTAACCAAGGTGCATTCTGGGTACAACGCAGAGTATTAAAAGAAGCGGGTTATCCGAAAGTAACAACGCTTGATGGTTACATGGATCTCATTAAAAATTTCGTAGAGAAGCACAAGGATGAGGATTTGACTGGTTATGTTTCACTGACACATGACTGGAGATTTTTCGCAACTTCCAACCCTCCAAACCATTTGGCAGGTTACCCGAATGACGGCAACGTCATCGTGGATATGAACACCTTCGAAGCAAAAACATACGCTGCGGATGAAAATACGAAGCGCTGGCTTCAAAAGCTAAATGAGATCAATGCTGAAGGCTTGTTCGATAAAGCTTCCTTCGTAGATAATTTTGATCAATATTTAGCTAAATTGACTTCGCATAAAGTGGTTGGCTTCTTCGATTACGGCTGGCAGTTTGCTAATGCTCAAAATGCGCTCAAAGACGCCGCTAAACAAGATCCAACACAGGATGATTTCGTATACTTCCCGCTGCCAGTTACTTTTGACGGCCAAAAGGATCAATACCTGGATCCTCCAGGCTTTGTTAAAAACCGCGGCATGGGTATTACCGTGAGTGCGAAGGATCCTGCGCGTATTGTTCAATACTTGGATAATCTTCTAACAGACGAGAACCAAATTCTTCAGAAATGGGGAATTAAAGGGGAAACGTACGAAGTAAATGAAAATGGCAGAATGTACCGTACAGCGGAACAAATCGCCAAAATCGATGAAGCTTTCAATGAAAAATTTGGATTTAAATATTATTCTTGGAACTGGCCGCTTTACAACAATGGCTCGTCTCTGCCGGATGGCAACTCCGTATCACCAGGAATGCAAGCAGAAGTATTCCAAATGAGCCTAACCAATGAAGACAAGACTATTCTTGAAAAATATGGCGTGAAAACGTATTCCGAACTGTTTGCAGCACCGGACGATCGTCCATGGTACCCTGCTTGGGGCATTCCGAAGGAGCAAGGCTCCACGCAGCAAATTTGGGAAACGAAAAAAGATGAGCTTACGAAAAAATACTTCCCTAAACTTGTCCTTGCGAAACCAGCTGACTTTGAGAAGGTATGGACAGAATATACAGATGCATTCGGCAAGCTGGATACAGCTGCCTACGAGAAATGGACAACAGATGAAGTCAAGAAATTGATTGAAGCATCCAAGCAATAA
- a CDS encoding SDR family oxidoreductase produces MISLKNKIAIVTGASRSTGIGTAICRSLARLGADIFFTHWHAFDEAEGNGGEKDWPEQLRKELEDLGVRASHMEADFTNVETPSLIMEQVERSLGHATILINNATYCVPSNYKSLDINILDQHYAVNNRGPILLSTEFANRFEKNQIKGTSGRIIFMVSKGPDPNNLAYIATKGALIGLIEPLSVGLAPLLITVNGFDPGPTDSGWMDEQMKAGFLPMFPMGRIGLPEDAAKTISFLASDESQWITGQVIKSEGGFLGK; encoded by the coding sequence ATGATCTCATTAAAAAATAAAATAGCAATCGTTACAGGAGCGAGCAGATCCACGGGAATTGGAACAGCGATTTGCCGTTCGCTTGCACGCTTAGGTGCAGACATTTTCTTTACGCATTGGCATGCCTTTGATGAAGCGGAAGGCAATGGGGGAGAGAAGGACTGGCCTGAGCAGCTGCGTAAGGAATTAGAAGACTTAGGCGTGAGAGCAAGTCATATGGAAGCGGATTTTACTAATGTGGAAACACCTTCCCTTATTATGGAACAAGTAGAAAGGTCGTTAGGCCACGCGACTATTTTAATTAACAACGCCACCTATTGCGTACCTTCCAATTACAAAAGCTTGGATATAAATATACTGGACCAACATTATGCGGTGAATAACCGAGGGCCGATATTGTTAAGCACAGAGTTTGCGAACCGATTCGAAAAAAACCAAATTAAAGGGACATCGGGCAGAATTATTTTTATGGTTTCAAAAGGGCCCGATCCTAATAATTTGGCTTATATAGCAACTAAAGGCGCATTGATCGGGCTAATTGAGCCGTTATCTGTAGGGTTGGCTCCGCTTCTAATTACAGTGAATGGATTTGATCCAGGCCCCACGGATTCTGGCTGGATGGATGAGCAGATGAAAGCAGGCTTTTTGCCAATGTTCCCTATGGGACGCATCGGTTTGCCGGAGGATGCAGCTAAAACAATCAGCTTCTTGGCGAGTGACGAATCACAGTGGATAACCGGGCAAGTCATAAAATCTGAAGGCGGTTTTTTAGGTAAATAG
- the kduI gene encoding 5-dehydro-4-deoxy-D-glucuronate isomerase: MEVRHTTNPTDVKQYDTERLRSEFLIESLFEQDQLKMTYTHYDRMVVGGALPVNETLELEDAATLKTEYFLERREVGFLNIGGPASISVDGEVYELNKLDVLYVGKGKRQVLLSSVDKANPAKLYFCSALAHAEIATRKMTMEEANPTHLGSQETSNERILYKYIHADGIQSCQLMLGVTSLKTGSVWNTMPSHVHDRRMEAYLYFDMNDDARVFHMMGEPSQTRHLVVANDQAILSPPWSIHSGVGTSNYTFCWSMAGENYTFTDMDAVPASELK; this comes from the coding sequence ATGGAAGTACGCCATACTACGAATCCTACTGATGTGAAGCAATATGATACGGAACGTCTGCGCAGCGAGTTTTTGATCGAAAGCTTGTTTGAGCAAGATCAATTAAAAATGACATATACGCATTATGACAGAATGGTTGTAGGCGGAGCATTGCCTGTGAACGAGACGCTTGAGCTGGAGGATGCTGCAACGCTAAAAACCGAATATTTCTTGGAGCGCCGCGAGGTTGGCTTCTTGAATATTGGCGGACCTGCTTCGATTTCTGTTGATGGGGAAGTATACGAGCTGAATAAGCTCGACGTGCTTTATGTTGGCAAGGGCAAACGTCAAGTGCTGCTGTCAAGTGTCGATAAAGCAAACCCTGCGAAGCTTTATTTCTGTTCCGCGCTTGCGCATGCTGAAATTGCAACACGCAAGATGACGATGGAGGAAGCGAATCCGACTCATCTTGGTTCGCAGGAGACTTCCAATGAACGTATTCTTTATAAATATATCCACGCAGACGGCATCCAAAGCTGCCAGCTTATGCTTGGTGTAACGAGCTTGAAAACGGGAAGCGTCTGGAATACGATGCCTTCGCATGTCCATGACCGCCGCATGGAAGCATACTTATACTTCGACATGAATGATGATGCTCGCGTATTCCATATGATGGGCGAGCCTTCGCAGACGAGACATCTTGTTGTTGCCAACGACCAAGCGATTCTTTCACCGCCATGGTCGATCCACTCAGGAGTGGGCACAAGCAATTATACATTCTGCTGGTCGATGGCTGGAGAGAACTACACATTTACAGATATGGACGCCGTACCTGCAAGCGAGCTAAAATAG